The proteins below come from a single Chryseobacterium nepalense genomic window:
- a CDS encoding DUF2795 domain-containing protein, whose protein sequence is MYWTLELASYLSDAPWPMTKAELIDYAIRTGAPMEVVENLQAIEDEGEIYESIEEVWSDYPTDEDFLWNEDEY, encoded by the coding sequence ATGTACTGGACATTAGAATTAGCTTCATATTTAAGTGACGCACCTTGGCCAATGACAAAAGCAGAACTTATTGATTATGCAATCAGAACTGGTGCACCAATGGAAGTAGTGGAAAACCTTCAGGCGATTGAAGATGAAGGAGAGATTTACGAATCAATTGAAGAAGTTTGGAGTGATTATCCTACCGATGAAGACTTCCTTTGGAACGAAGACGAATATTAA
- a CDS encoding GDP-mannose 4,6-dehydratase codes for MVYLITGGSGFIGSHLVEQLLKKGHSVINIDNFDDFYNYQIKIKNTLDSIQNFSDFEFVEKQEDITKLISITKSDCYTLYYQDIRDKEGLEKIFREHTIDMVIHLAALAGVRPSIERPLEYEEVNIRGTMNLWELCKEFNIKKVIAASSSSVYGNNEKIPFSESDNVDNPISPYAATKKCGEILGHVYHDLYKIDMIQLRFFTVYGPRQRPDLAIHKFTKLILEDQEIPFYGDGTTARDYTFIDDIIYGILKSIDYLETHSGIYEILNLGESEVITLNEMLSTIEAALGKSAIRKNLPMQPGDVLKTNADITKAMTLIGYKPDTNFQNGIKIFVEWFLRK; via the coding sequence ATGGTCTATCTTATAACGGGCGGAAGCGGATTCATTGGTTCTCACCTTGTAGAACAATTATTAAAAAAGGGACATTCTGTCATAAACATTGACAATTTTGATGATTTCTACAATTATCAGATAAAAATTAAGAATACTTTAGATTCAATACAGAATTTTTCGGATTTTGAATTTGTGGAAAAGCAGGAAGATATTACCAAACTGATTTCCATTACCAAATCAGACTGCTATACTTTATATTATCAGGACATCCGTGATAAAGAAGGACTTGAAAAAATCTTCCGCGAGCATACTATTGATATGGTGATCCATCTGGCAGCTTTGGCAGGAGTAAGGCCTTCCATCGAAAGGCCTTTAGAGTATGAAGAAGTAAATATCCGCGGAACCATGAACCTTTGGGAACTGTGTAAAGAATTTAACATTAAGAAAGTTATTGCAGCCTCTTCATCAAGCGTTTATGGGAACAATGAAAAAATTCCTTTTTCCGAAAGCGACAATGTAGATAATCCTATTTCACCTTACGCAGCAACTAAAAAATGTGGTGAAATTTTAGGCCATGTATATCATGATCTCTATAAAATCGATATGATACAGCTGCGATTTTTTACGGTGTATGGCCCCAGACAAAGACCCGATCTTGCCATTCATAAATTCACAAAACTAATTTTAGAAGATCAGGAAATTCCTTTCTACGGCGACGGTACCACCGCAAGAGATTATACTTTTATTGATGATATCATCTATGGAATATTAAAATCAATTGATTATCTGGAAACACATTCCGGCATTTATGAGATTCTTAATCTTGGAGAGAGTGAAGTGATAACACTTAATGAAATGCTGTCAACTATAGAAGCTGCTTTAGGAAAATCTGCCATCCGGAAAAATCTGCCAATGCAGCCCGGAGATGTCCTGAAAACCAATGCAGATATTACAAAAGCTATGACATTAATTGGCTATAAACCTGACACAAACTTCCAAAATGGCATAAAAATTTTTGTGGAATGGTTTTTGAGAAAATGA
- a CDS encoding DUF2797 domain-containing protein: protein MQFQGQILKMTSFNEEPIQYYLNLSGDLIHMNELFGKELTIKHIGFQCVNCQENKPIYRMGFCKNCFFESPYASDTIIRPELSTAHLGIAERDLEIEKGIQLQPHTVYLAYTGEVKVGVTRNTQIPTRWIDQGATFALPIARTENRYEAGMIEVALKQHVPDKTSWKKMLKDDLEDEIDLADFQQKIKEYFPDDFQKFYSEGETLWRFDYPFEKPEKVTSFTLDKRPEFTGKLTGIKGQYLGFDGGDFINIRGHEGYVIELTVS, encoded by the coding sequence ATGCAGTTTCAGGGACAAATTTTAAAAATGACAAGCTTCAACGAAGAACCGATTCAATATTATCTTAATCTTTCCGGCGATCTTATTCATATGAATGAACTTTTCGGAAAAGAATTAACGATAAAGCATATTGGTTTTCAATGTGTGAACTGTCAGGAAAACAAACCGATTTACCGAATGGGTTTCTGCAAAAACTGTTTTTTTGAAAGTCCTTATGCAAGCGACACCATCATCCGTCCCGAACTTTCCACTGCACATCTCGGAATTGCGGAACGGGATTTGGAGATAGAAAAAGGAATTCAGCTTCAGCCTCATACGGTGTATCTGGCTTACACGGGAGAAGTAAAAGTGGGGGTGACGAGAAATACGCAGATTCCTACAAGATGGATTGATCAGGGCGCGACTTTTGCTCTGCCTATTGCGAGAACCGAAAACCGGTATGAAGCAGGGATGATTGAAGTTGCTCTCAAACAGCATGTTCCTGATAAAACCAGCTGGAAGAAAATGCTCAAGGATGACCTGGAGGATGAAATTGATCTGGCGGATTTCCAGCAGAAAATTAAAGAATATTTTCCTGATGACTTCCAGAAATTTTACAGTGAAGGCGAAACGCTCTGGAGATTTGATTATCCTTTCGAAAAGCCTGAAAAAGTAACATCTTTTACGCTTGATAAAAGACCGGAGTTTACCGGGAAGCTTACAGGCATAAAAGGGCAGTATCTGGGTTTTGATGGAGGGGACTTCATTAATATCAGGGGCCATGAGGGATATGTGATTGAACTTACAGTTTCTTAG